A stretch of DNA from Pseudopipra pipra isolate bDixPip1 chromosome 1, bDixPip1.hap1, whole genome shotgun sequence:
TCCTGGAGGACAAAAATTGAGTTGTACCTTTCCCCTTCTGACACATACACGGAAAGAATAACTCCACTCAATTCTTTAATTTGAATTAACCAACACCAAGCACTACATGCAAGGTTAAGATCTACAGATTTAGGTATGTATTTTGCTCAGCATGTCTGCCCAAAATTTCAAAAGTCAGTTTGAGTCTCAGCACTGCATAAAGTGTAACCTCCTCTTGCCATGCTTGTTCAAAAGCAGCATTCACTACTGTCACCAAATAATTTTGTCATTGTGCTATTCCAGTTATTTCAGACTACCTTTCAcccttggaagaaaaaaaatattttaaatgaatgtaAATATCTGCCTAGAgctgctttcttcttttctctttcaaaaaacccaaacaaataacaacccccaaacaaacaaaaccaacgCTCTAGGTCTAAATACTCAGGCCTAGAAGAAAACGCCTGCGTCACTTGCTGGCTGACTTCAGATCTAACATGATTTAAATCAGaattctctccctgctctccaaCATAAGCAAATCTTCCTACAACAGGTAACATCGAAAAGTTAACCCCTCTGCTTTTAGCCAGCTCTCCACTATCCTGGTTTTTAGTTATCACCTTTCAGACAAGCTTATCCAtgcattttagcagccacaggaCTGACCCTCATCTATACCCTAGAAAGACTAGTCAATTGTGAACTAGTTTCCCTCATGATTGCAAGCTGTAATAAAGAATGCTTACTTTCAAGGACCAAAATTCAAGAATAATTTTCAGAATATAACTACAGGAAGTCATCCAAATTGACTACTCCAATTCCAGAAATTCTCTAAAGCCAAAACCTGACATCATCATCTTATCAAAAACTATATGGAACTGACAGTTCAGGTTCCAAAAGTTTTCAGAGACTGTCAGAGTAAGTGCTCATAGCATTTCAAACaaagaagggtttttttggttttgttttggggtttttttttgtatggTTAAGTAATGCCTCCTAAGTAAGCCTTACATCATTGATATTCTTTTCCCCATCCATCCCCTTAGGTCCATCTAAGAGAGGCCAGTAAAGAAAAGAGTAATGTAGACATCTCTCTTGACTGAAGTACTGGAGCATTAGAGATTGTTAGGGGCAAGAAGTTACCCAGCAGCTTTTTTCCATAGTGTTTATTGCTAATTCATTTTGTGTAACTTATTTCCAGCAGAAGGGCAGGACAAAAACCACaacatctatttaaaaaaaaatatcattcaCTAAAATGCAATAGTCTCAACAATACCTTCTTATCTAATTCATCTTATCTAATTCAGAAATAAACCAATCATGATCTagttaattaaaacattttgcaCCCAACCCTTAGAACAGTCGGCCCTAAGGAGTCAAGTAACTTTGGACCCAAAATTTATAATCACCATAATTGATAAGAACCCTGGAAATTCTCACCGTGCAAACTATGCTATTTACTGCTGTGAGTCAGTCTTGCAATTACATCAGCATTTACCCTTACAGAAAGGATTGCTGCGTTTTCCCTTAACTTTGATGTGAATTGTGAGTGCTCTGGAGATACAGTAACTATTGCATTTGCTTACTGAGCCTGTGCAAGAAATAAGCACAACCAAACATATTAACACTTAGAAGTAGCTTAAATACACAGtatattaaaacaataaaaatcatGAAAATTTACATGAAGTTCTCCAAACCTGTGCTTAAAGTTtcccatctagttccaactgcACAATATTGATTTTCATAGCTATTCTCAAAAGTTTACTATAAAACACACCGGCAAAGCCTCTACTTATTAATTTTCTACAGTCttgaatttttcctttgtcaGTAATTGTTgtgggggttgttttttgtttagttttaaaCCCGACTTTAAATTTAACAATGTACATTCTCCTTATAACATCCCAGAGGTAGCAGGAGGGAATAAGAATAATTCTAGAAGTTGCACATTCAAGTGCAGTGTCATCCAAGAGAGCTTTCCTGGCTTTCACAGACTGCATGTCACCTCTAATCATGTATAGCAAACAAAAACATAGAATCCCAAAATAAAGAACCATTGTAACTGGGTTACTAATAGAAGTTTCACACCCAGATACTTTAAAGTAATCTTGTTATTTAAGTAGTAATACTGCCTTTTTCAACAGTCAAATATCAAGAACTGAAGTATAAtcttaaaatttataattttttttaaaatgctcatTAGTGACACATTTCACCTAAACACAGACATAAACACAGTTACTCTAAGATGATGTACCACACTGTAAGGAAAGGTCCCAGTTCTGTTCAAGAATCCAAtattccccctctccctcccaccacACAACTTGACAGAGGTGCTTACAGtaacagaaagcaaacagaagggaaaaacacaACACTTAACAAGTGCGCCTATATACATTTTGCACCTCTTCCCTCCTTGTATCTAAAACAAACAGGTCACCACGTTTGCTATGCTGTACATTGCACGTACTCTCCCCCTCATGTAGTACCAGTCCTATCCAAAGGATCTCTGCAAGCACCGACAGCAGTCATTCCAGACCAACCAGCAGGTGCTTCTACTGTGGAGGCTGAAGTACATTTAAATATTCTGACTGGCCCAGCTGATAGGTCGTGTTTCCTCCACAGTCCACATACTGATATCTCTCCTGGGATGTTTGCTCAGAGTGGCCAAAGTACGAGGTTGTCACTGTCACtcttaaaaagacaaaacagaagAGATTTTGAGTTTCCTATTCTAAAAATGTGCTGTTATACTACTAGGGTTTTTAAGGAGAAAGTTTTGGAACAAAACAtgttataaataaatttaaaaacattagTAATTTACCACTATAGATTTTCTCCATACAAGACATCTGGTTCCCTGAgtacacacttttttttctgaagatacTAAAGCTGAGGTTTGCTCATAATATCTTTTTTAGTGATGAGAAAGCAAATGATTAGACAAGTCATCGTATGTCTAGCCTAAACACAGACCCCTACAACCCACCATGCTGAAATTTATGCAATGTCACAAAAAGCAATCTCTGACAGAGTACTAAAGCCTGTAACTCCTTCAAGATCACAAAGTTCTCAGCAAGTTCTGAACAGTGGCTGATACACAAAGTCATTTTAAAGTCTTTGAGATATCAGTAGCTCCACAGGTACAGCCCAACTGCAGAGCAGATACAGTAACAACAGTTCTGTTTATCTGAGTGTCTTTAAACCACCAGAACCTGTCAAAAGGCCTGGTTCAGTTTCAAGAACTAGAAAGCACGTTGATTTCATTTTATCTATGATGCAAAGACTCCAGGACTAAATATTTCTAAGTAATATTTTGATAACAATTACACAGcttctaaatttttttccaacaaatAGGAAGTTTGCCATACTTACTGCATCATCACCACTATGTTATGTACTTTGATAGATGGTAAAGTACAGAAGtcactgcaaaaaaagaaaaacaattactgGATTTGCATCAAACCTTTCAAGGTAATTATCTGAAAAGCAAGACTTGTGGCTTCAACTGGAAATTCTGACAGAGACTACAGAGTTGGTAGCAATGGCAATAAAATCACTTGCTCTAAGTCACCAGCAGTTACTGTATGGTCACCTAGATCTATTTTATATACACAGTCTTGCTTTCACAGGACAAATCTAAACGTGTGTTTGCTTACATATAATGCCTGCCAACAGAACTGTCCTAAGAAACTGTTCACTCCATCTTTCAGAAGCTAAAAAAGTTAACCTAAACCACTACATTAAAGCCTGTTGATATCACTTTGCCACTGACAAAGACTTTCAGTATGAAGGGatacagaaataatttgctGCAACTCCGCTTCACGTGGAATTCTATATATAGAAACTTTACAAGAAAAGATCAATGTTATGCCAACTTTAGCATTTTTTCAGGTAAAGTCAGcattaaaaaaccccctcaaacaTCCTGAAGGCACTGCTATTCTTGCTCAACACGTACCAACAACTTAGGAAAGTCCCTTTTATTTCTTGCACTCATCCACCTCTACATTATGCAAAGTAACCTTTAACCAATATACAGAGATTCTAAAGTCAAGGTTATTGTTCTCTTGCAAGAAAACCTTTTCAGAGTGATGTTTTCTGACACGTGTCTACGTACCAGTTATACAAAGCACCATGTAAGAGCATATTTTTAACCCCTACTTCTTAAATCATTTGCTCTTGGGCACCAATCTATCAGCTCTAGAATGAAAACCATGTGATCAGTGCAGTAAGATTGCATGGCAGCCACCACAACATTTCGGTGGTCAACACCGTGGTCGTTCTTTCCCCTTGCATCAACAAACATACAATACAGTATTAAACAGTGAATGAACAAAGGTGATCCAAATTGtaagaaaatacaaatcaaaCAGTTTGGTATTAAAAGCTGTTTTATATCTGTACCAATGTcaaacattttgattttgttttccctgctaGGTTTAAATCAGAATTTAGTTAGACCGTAATGCCAGATATCCTCAGTTAATGTACTTTTCTAATCCAAAATATAGACAACCTGTAACACAATATAAAGCCAGCTCACATACAATAGTACATACTGGCTGACAAGCAGAGAGAGGCAACGCCAAcatgctggggtttttttaagtcaagATTAGATGAAAAttaatctgctttaaaaaacaaaccacaaaccgatcaaataaaaaaaaaaaacaaacaacaaactaCACAGTACAAAACTGTAGCTAGGAAACTACATTGAAAGTGAACTCCACATTGAGCCAGCTCTCTAAAATAAATGTGGAAATGCCCTGTATTATACTGATTTCATCATGCAGGTTGGCTGAATGCAGACACTTCATGTCATTGAGAATCTCTGGTATTCAACCTAAGCTGACTTTACAGGACACACACTCTCTGGGATCCAAACCTGGGAGCTATGACTAAAGCAAGACCCAAATTAACTAGCTGGGGAAACACTGAAATGTGATCCACTGTAAAATCCCCTAATGCTATAACCCACAACACTATCTGTATTAGAAAGATAAGCCCAGGGCCTTCGTATTTTTGTgtggagaaaaaacccaaacacagaaacaaatacaaaaccCCAATAAGACAAGCTGAAGCTATCTTGGCTAGGTATTCAAACAAAGGAAGCTCACTTGCTGTCTCCAGGGTTGCTCCATACAGCAAACCCAGGTTTCCAGACTCACAATACAGAGAAGGAGCAGAAACCCATCAACAATAACTGTCAACAGCTCAGGGTAGTCAACTAATAACAACTGTGTAACATACAGAAAATATGGAGAAAATGAACAGCTATAATTTTGTATGTGGCTCATGTTCTTTTTAGTACATTTCAAACACATGACAGCAAAGTTAGTGAGTGCTACTCACTAGGAGATTGCTCTAACAGCCTGTACAAGAACTTAACTGACACAAACTTCTAGTCATGGGTCTCTTCACTTAGCATAGTCCATGCTTAGTGTCACTGTGCTGAAGCAACAAATATTCTCACACATGTACAAATGACCTACTAGTCTGCTCTTCTAGCAACATTCACAAACAGTCCTGAAGGAGGGTAAGTTCACCTTACAGCCTGCTGGCACTGATTCATTACAGCTTCACTGTTTCTACTGCACAACATATCTCCAAGCTGGACCAGTGAGTGCACCATTGTTCCACACTACTGTTGCCAAGGCTCCAAATGTCAAGCAGAAGAGTCTGAAAGCCAGTCAGTTCAGGCTACAGACAGCTTCTGCCTGTCTGTATCTTTTTACACATCCAAAGCCATGCAGGTTTTTCTAAGGCTAGCCATCAGCTTGCAGGGGAAAGTTGCAGCTAATGTTGGGAACAGACTCTCAACAGCATTACTGAAGTTGAGGCCACAGTACTGACCATGAAAGTTTCAATGTATTATTGCACCAGAAGCACAACTAGGTAGGTATTAGCATGACTTCTATGAAGGCTATGAAGTTTATTTATTCCTCATACATCCAAAGAGTGAGCAGATTCACAGGATTCAGTGTTTACATTAAGCTACCTTACATGCTTTTAAAAGGTGACAGAAGTTCAACACTTTCCATTTATTTAGAATTTGTGCCCCTCTTGCTATTTCATACCTATTTCAATTTATTCCAACACTGCAAAACTAGAAGGTTCTCCCCCACTCCGAAGGGGCTGTCATCCACTGGAACTGCACATGGACCTGAAGTCTCAATAGTTAACTCTTTCTTTTCAATCTGCATTTCAGTGTAAGAGAACTAACATTTAGCTTTTTTACCAAGACACAATGAGCTAACAGTCTGTTGGACAAATGAACTTTCAGAAGCTATGAATAACACCACACAAAGGGCAGGCTGTAAATACTGCTTACTATTGTATACACATggtctgaagaaaagaaatacaaattagTCTTTAATTTGTATAGTATTAAATACAAATTTTCTTCTACTGCAGAGAAAGTTGCAGGAAAGTTACTAGAGAAGCTGTTAGTGGAACCCACCTGCACCTTCACCCTCCAAAGCAGCTATTGCCAAGGCCTAAATCATTTGGAGAGAAACAATTTAAAGGGCTAAGTGCCAGGTACAGGAAGCCACTAtacaaaattattgaaacaaCTGTGGTTGAACTATTCTTCAGTACTATTAAACTTTAGGAAAATGCAACAACATCTCTGCAAGCAGATTTATGCTAACTttggaaaaaattgcttttaacaCCATTGCAACTTTTAATAAGACCCATGTGATATATAGAGGTGAATATACTTACAACATGTAGCTCATTTCATCTTGTATGACCGTGGGTACCATATAATCAATCTAAAAAAGAAAGTAACGAAAACACAAATGAGTAGATCTATATATGAAGATTAACATGTATTCAACTTTGAAAGCCTATACTACTTACCTGTTTCATATCCAGAGGACCAATGTTGGTGATGTTGTTTAAACGTGCTTTGCCAATAActgtttttgaaaactgaacTTGGGCTGTGATATTTGCCACTTCAACAGAGTAATAGTTGTTATTCGTTATATTTAGtgtgttctgaaaaaaaacaaacacaaaacattaACAGCTAATCCATTCTGTGTATCTTCATGAGATACACAGAGGAAGCATTTTGAAACTTGTGCATGAGACAGTAACACCTGAAATTATGCAAGTAAATTTTCCTGCTTGCTATGATTGCGGGGAGGAGTGATGTAATGGACCATCACTTAACTCCTTTCTCAGGATTTGTTCAGTGAATATATTGAGCAGCACAAACTTCTTCACAATTTCCCTGGTGACAACCCTCCACTGCAAATACTGAATTTCTTCCTATCCTCAATTATTCCTTCCAGGAAATTTAGCTATCAGAGGACCCTTTTCTCCCAAGGTAgctttgctttatttaaaatgaagaacTCTACCAAAAGTCTTTAGGTAACCCTGTATTGAGTGCATTACCAAGAAGTCAAGAACCATGCGGAAAGAACTCCTTTAAGTTATAAGGTGGATAAGAAATCATTTTTCCTCAGCCCCAATTTTGACAAATGCATAATACAAGGGTAGTATCAAATAACATTCCTACATAGACACATTACCTTTCACTTATATTCCAAAAATAATGCAGGAAACTCCAAAATCACTGttcccatgaaaaaaaaaaagtcccagtGTTAGCTTGTAATTCCAGTTCTATTAGCTGTAGATACAGGAACCAGCCACAGCAGATACAGTTACACTTTTCCAACTGGTCATTTTAGCTGCTTCTATTTCTTAAGGCACTGACTAAGCTTGTCAGCTAGACCAGAACTCCTATGTATATTAAACTATCACTATCACTATCTCTTGATGCACTATTCAGTACAAATATCCAAAGAGACAGTCAGACTTACCGTAATATTTAGATATATTATACGTCTACCCTGTTCGTAAGTGACATACACTGACTTCACACCAACGTACTGAACGTCAATTGAGCgaggaaacaagaaaaatacagcCAACCCAGAAAGCAGTAAGCATACAGTTACAGAAGCAGTCACGTAGAgctttctggagaaaaaaagagcacaTTTCAGAGTCAAAAGCACGTTAAACAACAGTGGCATGCTACTTTTTGTAAGTGATAAGTGGCAGGACTAGTCAATACAAGTAATTCAGTCTATTTCTAGCTTCCAATAGCttctaaaagggaaaaaatagctaTGCTGCACTTCACATCTATGTATCAAAACAGCTGTTACTCTTGTTTATACATCAGAAATCACATTTCAAACCACAGTTATTCCAACACTTGTAACTTAtagagaaaaatggaagagataaatatttttgtgttttgaaacaaaagcaCTTCCTCTTCACATTCATTTATAGCACAACTTCTGTCATTCAGCAGGACTCTTGCACAACACactcagaaagcaaaataaagctCTTATGACAGAGAATCCCAACTTCCAGGGAAAGTGTTAGACTCTAGATAAGGAGTAGGAAATTCACAATTAACCTAAttgtgtgggtgtgggtgggtgtgggggtgtgtgtgggtgagataataaaaaaccccacccacaAATAAAAGACTCTACTGTAGCTCCAATTTTGTCAAAATTAGAACACTACAGTAATACATTTCAAATTTGTACTAATGTTACATCAGGTGTATGATCAGAATATATTATGTGaagttactgtatttttttttcctagtgatCATTTCTGTTTACTACAGAAACATCAAACATTATCCAAACattagagaaaacaaaacaaacaaacaaacaaaaacaaaactaaaaaacaaaacccaaaatgtGTCAGAGCAAGAAGCCCTGAGCATTGTAATGAAACCTTTAAGTAGatcctaggaaaaaaataaatatactgtatcAGAATGATGAATTTGTTGACTTTACTACTTGCAAAAATCAGAACTTTACAAATTAATTTTAGGTGACTTATTTAGTAATAGTGGCTCAAAGAAGCAATCACTTAACTCAGACTTTAACAGTGAAGATGTATCTGCTTAGGTCAATTAAGATACCACAGAGATTGATAAATACTTGCATCATTACTGTAAACACACAGATAAATATCTATATGAATAGGTCATACAATATTACTTAGCTTTGTACTTAGCTAAGACATACTGTGATGGAAGTATGCACACCCGTTAATAAATAACTCTCCTGAAGTTAGAGGTTAAGACTGACATAACTCACGATAAGGGTTCTTTCAGTACAGAATGCAAGAGAACATTCCAGTGATCTCAGCTTAATTCTTCTTATTACTATCTCCTTTAAATTCTTGAATTTTAACTAAAAGAGAATA
This window harbors:
- the TMEM106B gene encoding transmembrane protein 106B, which codes for MGKSLSHLPMHTCKEDGYDGSSVSDNVRNGLVHSEVHNEDSRCGDVSQFPYVEFTGRDSVTCPTCQGTGRIPRGQENQLVALIPYSDQRLRPRRTKLYVTASVTVCLLLSGLAVFFLFPRSIDVQYVGVKSVYVTYEQGRRIIYLNITNTLNITNNNYYSVEVANITAQVQFSKTVIGKARLNNITNIGPLDMKQIDYMVPTVIQDEMSYMFDFCTLPSIKVHNIVVMMQVTVTTSYFGHSEQTSQERYQYVDCGGNTTYQLGQSEYLNVLQPPQ